CGAACGACGGAGGCGCGTGCTTCAGCTTCCCAGGGAGACGAGTGCCGTTGATCTTCACCAGCATTCCATCGTCCGAGGGCGACAGAAGCCGTCACTCCCACAACGCAAGCAGTTGGGTGAGGATGCGTTCCGTCATCCCCCAAATCGGGCCGTGAGGCGATGGATATGCCGGCCAGGTGCGCCATTTTCCTTCGACGAACTTCTCCACGCGCGCGGAACGTCCCTGGTGTTTGAGCACGCGGAGCGAGATCCAAAATGCGCGCTCGACTTCTGGGCCGATCGTCACCTTCACATCCGGTCGCACAAGGATCACAAGCGGCGTCACGCGAATGGGGGGCAGTTGAGGGTTGCTCGGTGAGAGGGGCGTCAACTGGCCCAAGAGTTCACCCTCCCGCTCCAGATCAATGCCGACCTCCTCATGCGTCTCGCGTACGGCCGTTTCCCAGAGCGTGCGATCTTCGGGATCGCGGCGGCCTCCTGGCAGCGCGATGTGTCCGGAC
This portion of the Blastocatellia bacterium genome encodes:
- a CDS encoding CoA pyrophosphatase, which translates into the protein MRIEKLREKLAALASSGEEAEDWPLQAAVALLLRETGEDWEVLLIKRVEDARDPWSGHIALPGGRRDPEDRTLWETAVRETHEEVGIDLEREGELLGQLTPLSPSNPQLPPIRVTPLVILVRPDVKVTIGPEVERAFWISLRVLKHQGRSARVEKFVEGKWRTWPAYPSPHGPIWGMTERILTQLLALWE